The sequence below is a genomic window from Sparus aurata chromosome 6, fSpaAur1.1, whole genome shotgun sequence.
TATAATAAATTGATGCAACACACCACAGCATTTCAAACACATGTAAGTCAACAACAAACCCACTAAAGACAGTACAATCATGAACTCAGTGATGACTTTCGAGcatgaaaacacagacagaacagTATAAAACACAGTACACTAAAACACTGCTAACTGTGACCCCAGTCAGGATCTAGTTTGAGTTGAGCAGGTAAGTGTTTTTACACGTTGATCTGAAGAAGCTGTTTGTCCAAACCATCAGGTGCTTCTCATCATTACTGGGATTCTTCACCAAAGAGTCAATTAACAGGAGGAACATGTACATCCATAAATTCCTTGGACGTGCTGGATAGCAATCATCTGCACACGACTACAAAAAAATActtgagaagaagaaaatagagATTCTGTAAAGCATTGAGCTCTGCACTACCAGCTATGTCTAGAGCCAAATCTCAGTTACTGTAGTTGAACGTTGATGGATTAGATACACAAATCTACTTCTGTTGACCTGAGATGTCACATTATTCTTTACTTTGTCTGCATTCTCAACACACCTCAGCTGGGTCTGGCTGTGGAAGGTTGTTTGGATGTCTGCTCAACTTAATGTCACTATATGTACTAAAGATTCCTTAGAAATGTTATTCTTAAGCTCTATACTTTGTAAGAGTGTGTTTGTCCATGtattggaaaacaaaacaaacacatttacctGTATAAACCTGGTTCACTCCAGTGTTTGGTCTTTTCTGGTTGCACTGACCACTGGAGGTCAGCAAAAACAGGATTTTCAGATATCAGGAGTCTCATGTTGAGTTCACCTGTCTGGTATGTGGTCAGATTTCAGTGATTATTTTCAGTTCAGTAGGTTACATGTGTCTTCACGTCACTCTGCTTTCATTAAagccttttctttatttcttttattacaGGTGTTTGATCTTTTGccagtgtgtttatgtcttttaatgcgtgtgctctgcatgtgtttgtgtgtgaagaaCTCCAGCTCCCAGCAGGTGTCAGACATGACGGTGAACATCAGCGATCATGTGGATGCTGACAAGTTGCAGACGTTTGACAGGTTGGTGTGAGATTCTTTTCATTCTCTCAccccaaaaacatttttgcaattTTGCACCTGAAACTCGTTCAGGTTCACAAGCGCAGTTATTTGAGGAAGTTACTGTATGCATATATTTGTTTTCTAAGATGAGATGTAGTAATCAGTTATCATGATTGTTCTGATCAAGTTTGTCTTCTTTTGATTATAATCTTTCCTGTTTTATGACAGTCTCCATTGAACGTAAACAGTCTAGTGAAGACATGACGTCTATGACAATTGATGCCAGTTTGTTAAATTTTTATATTTTCGGTTATACCTGTATTCCTTAACACAATGCTCCATTTCCGACTACCAAAAAATACAGGACACTTGTGCCATAAAAGGCTCGGTCAGCTTTATTTTGATAAACCAAGTTAAAACCAAGCGTTTTGTTCTGCAGTGTGTACAAGGATACAGATGGTTTGTCAGAGAAGGTGAGGACTCAGCTGCTGCCCTTCCAGGACAGATCGTCCGGACAGAGGCCAGCGGCGAAGAGCCgccgggaggaggaggaagagcggAGACGAAGAGTAGAAGACAGCGACCCCCTCCGCATCCCCCACAGACATCCTCGACAGGGAACACAGCCACACTGGTAGGAAGTCACCCGAAGCTGTTCGTCTTCATGccaaaaaatctaaatctccAAACCTACAGAAAGAATTCTGATGAATATCTGCAAAAAATATCTTCTAAAAGAAACCGAGGTCGCACACACCCACAACGAATATTAATATGATCGACACAGTTCAGACGCACGGCATTTAGTTTTTGATTGCAGGAGTTGGGAAGTGGAACTCCACACCTCCAGATCTGCACAAAGGTGTCATCAATAATTTATACCTTGCACAAACTGTCTATCATACTGATTCTACTTTTATTCTGATGTACCtttatgtactgtgttgttTTATATAGTGTAGTTGCTGTTTTTTGCCCCGATATTTTTTATTCTAAACACCTAGAATTTGCATTTACTGCCTCTGAGATTAAAGAGAGCTGCTCTTATCTACACTCATCTTCCTGTCAGGACATCATGAACCCAGATGCGGCGTCACTTGTTATCCACTTTGATACGCAACAAATATACGACACAAAACAATCTGTGCGCGCGCCAAATCCCCATTCCCGTTCCCGACGCCCTACGTGTGACATGTCAGGCTGTTGTCGCGCAGTTTGAAGCCAGAACACAACTAAACACACGAAGGACTTGATTTGAAAGTAGACTCCTGTGTTTGAACCAAACACACATGCTCAGAAATACACCACcgtctcacacagacacacacacacatacattttggATGTGCTGAGTTTGTGCTTTGTAGAAAAAAGTCTAGACAGAGAAGCTTCTGGTCGACTACAGCAGCAGAGAGCGAATGAGGGCAGAGCTTggcgagtgtgtttgtgtatgtgaggaagaaagagagagagcttcAGGACAGAGTCAACTTTTCACTCCTCGTCtcgtctgcctcctcctccactctctcccctcctcctcctcctcctcctcccccgtcCTCTTAGCTGTGACCCGATCAGATGAGATGTGAGGTGATGTCAGCACTTTATCGACCTCGCTGCTGTCGCCTCCTTGTCCCCACAGAGACGGCGAGAGTGAGAggggggaagggagggagggagggagggagttgAGGATGAGATCAAAACAatgacagatggagagagagagttaaccaaaatctgagagagagagagaaaagacgtAAAGGGAGAGAAGAATAAGGAAAACGTATAAGTGGCAGAGCTGACGTGAAGGAGATGCGGAGAGACGAGGAATGATGAAtgagaaagcaaaaataaagtCAGTGCCGTAGAAAGTGttggaaagagagaggaggaggaggaggaggaggaggaggaggaggaggaggaggctggaaAGATGAGAGTGTAGAGGAAGATGAAGCACAGcgtggaggagatggagatgacAGGAGCGAtccagaacagctgaaggtTGGATTTATAATTTAGAAACACGCACACAAGATGAAGAAGGAGCCCACAGTGTGTTTCACCACCAGAAAAGCCAGCGTGTGTGTTATTCACGCTGAATAATTCTAATTACTAACGGGATAACTGGGATTAGGAGTGGGATAAGTGATGTATAACGAAGAGCTTTAATTAAATTTTAGTGATCTGTGTGTGGATTCTGGGTCAGCGCAGAGTTCAAGATAAAAGGAGAATTAACGGGACGAATCAAGGGGCAGCAGCTCACCATTATCTACATGAATAATTCATCTTCACAGTGAATCACGTGGTCAATAACATTAAAAGAACAGTAAAATGAATCATCTAAACGTCAGATTATCATCACATAAAATAAGAACGTTAAAGGGACATTACGGGATTTTAAACGTGGGTCTGATATTCACGTATTTGgtttttaaatgattcatactttcCAAAAGTTTTTGAATCCAGCAGATCGCCTCAGCTGGGAGCCGCGACACGACTGCAACTCAGTCCTCTTGGGGCGACTCTGACAAATCAGAGTGACGTCAActgaaagtgcttgtttttatcACTGAAGGACTTCTAAATGTCTGACGGCATTATAGAAACGGTTCCCACTGAGAGAgacctttttgttaaataatggAGTTGTTTTTGTAACCAGAATCTCTTCGAGATGTCTCACTGAAATCTCACGAGAGGTGAGATGAGTGTCGCCTCGCCTGGATCGTCAGAAtcagccaaaaaaataaaataaaatgaggcATGATTTAGGGAGTTCTTGCTGACAGTTCCTTGAGGTAAAAACCAAACTCACCTCTGCTTCTCTGACCGACGTTTCCACAGTCgtcttcctgcaacaactcAAGTGTCACGATTAAACAACACGTCTTTCAGCATGAACAAACtgcttttgatgttttccaatctgATGCTTTTAAAGatggtaaatgtgtgtgtgtgtgtgtgtgtgtgtgtgtgtgtgtgtgtgtgtgtgtgtgtgtgtgtgtgtgtgtgtgtgtgtgtgtgtgtgtgtgtgtgtttcaggcccGACCCCATGATTCCTCCCTTCGCAGCAGGGGGAGCAGATCTGGATCCGTTCGGGTGAGTCCATCTCTCTCCGTCATTATAAATCCTACAAATTAATTTTATGGATATTATTTTCAGATATAGATTGaagcatcagtgtgtgtgtgtgtgtgtgtgtgtgtgtgtgtgtgtgcgcgcttttATTCTAATCTGGGATTTTGGGGATGAACAGTCGTTGTACGCagtaacagacagacagcagaggattACTGGTGTTTGTCCAGAATCTCCCAACAACAAAAATCAGATCCTCAGGACGGACGAGACGCAGCGAGTGTGTTCAGTTTCACTTCCCTCCAACAGGACGTCCTCACTGAAGTGTCCTGCAGGAGTTTATGGGTTTAAACCGATTGCTTTTCTTTACCTTGATAAGTCGAGGCGGGGCGATTTGGCCtttaaggaacagttcacccaaaaatgatcattatcagTATGTAGTCACCCCCATGTCGAAatctcctgtctcctctgtaGTTATTTTATCTCTCGCCTTGTttccttgtctcctctcttcATTTCTCGTCTCCCCTCTGCTTGCCTCCTTATCTCCTTGTTGCTTCAGCCTTGTCTTCTCTCTACTTGTCTCCTTGTTGCTTCAGTCCTTGTCTTCTCTCTACTTGTCTCCTTGTTgattcctttctcttttttctccttgtcTACTGTCTCCTTGCCTCCTCTGTCAGATctcatctctcctcttctcttgcCTCCTTGTCCCCTGTCGCATGGGCTCCTTTTCTCCTGTCTCCTTGTCATCTGAGTCATCGCcacctctctccctgtctctttccttcttgtcttctctctccttgtgtcctttctcctcctccctggcTCCTCTCTGCTTGCCTTCTTGTCTTCTGAgtccttctctcctctttcattGTCTCCCTTTCACCTGTCTCgttgtctcctctcctcatcgTACTTTTCCCCGTACCCATCCCTCCTTATTCTTAATCTTATTCTCTCCTTGCGctgattttcagtttgtttccttgtctcctctctccttgtctcctctcccCTTATGTCCTTGTTTCCTTACAAATTAAAACTGGTTTGAACTTTTGAGGATTATCAGCTCCCAAACGTCAGCACCAAACAAAGCACCCTTAAAACTGAATTTACGAAAGGAAATATTGAGTGAAATACAGATTAAACACActtttccctctctcactcttgttttccctcctcAGGTCTCGCGGCGGCGGCGGGATGATAGTCGACCCGTTGAGGTCGGGTTACCCTCGTTCTGGTTTTGACCCAACCAGCGGGATCCCAGACATTCTGCCTCCTGGAGCTGTTCCCCCGGGGGCTCGCTTTGACCCATTTGGACCAGTCGGACGACGCAGACCagggtgagacacacacacacagacacacacacacacatacagacatatACATCGGTCctattaaaggaatagttcacatttttcaagtcttaaacatatttttgtaagtGTTTAAAAACCAAAATATTCATTATTTGTAGCCCAACTTCACTTGTGCGTCAGTTGCTCTGGGATTTCAATCGATTAGCTCACTTAACAGCAGACCGCCCAGGTTAATGTTATTGAAATGAGACCGTCTGGATCTTTATTTAACGAGATcgttaaaaagaagaaaaataaaatctcagTTCTGTTCTGGTGTTTTTGGCCTCTTTGAGGACGCAGCGGGAGAAGCGACCAGTGAAAACCTGATGACAGTTCTGTGTGTCTTGTTTCTTTAGGCCGGATCCAGACCACATGCCCCCGCCTGGCTACGACGACATGTTCATGTAGTGCCCATCAGCGTCTCCTGCTTTTCTACTTCCTGTTTGCTACATCCTGTTCTCCAACCAGCTGGAGCCAAGGGGGAAGTTCTCACCTGGTTTAGGTGTTTgcctgtttattttctcctgtttttgaGAGAGAGGCTTTGTTTTCTAGGTGTTCATTTCATATAACTAACGTAAACCTCATATATAGATTTCATATAGAAGCACTCGAAGATTGATGTAGAATTGGAGTTGGACAAACGTCAGTAATTCAGGTGAGCTGTAGCGCTGAGAGACGTTCAGTTTGCAATAACAGAAGAAAAGCTGATTTATTTTGGACAAGGTGAAACAAAAAACCTCAAAGTTTGAAACACTCACACTGGAATAACTGACGTGTTCATCATAATCTCTTTTGTTTACGGACACCTGAGATGTTTTTTAAGTCATTTGTCAGTCTGCAGGGAGCGTTAGCGggtcttttccttttcttccgaaatgatagtaaaaaaaaagtcagttaaGATTTTCATCATCCCATAAAACTGCATCTTGTAGTCATAATTTAttcctaaagaaaaaaaaaatcttgtattGCTGTTGTGGCTACATTAGAAAAGCTTTATATTAGGCTTTTTacagttgtcttttttttgtttggaatgTTGTTGATTAACCAACTTTAATTGATaagaaaaatatttcatgccAAAAAAGTCTAATAAAAAACCTCAGACTTCATATTTTGTTCACTGTCGAgtgttttgtgggttttttcTGAAGAGTTGGTGTTTAAACTGagggtggaggagctgaagccTATTTTAACGGTTTcaacctttaaaatgttttctcgCAGGTAAATCATCAGagttaatttgatttcatgAAGTTCGGACTGAAATTGAAGCCAATTTTCAGCGTATGTCTTCACTCCGGTCTCCAGAATCGACGTTAGCTGAGTGTGTTTCTGCACAAACAGACGAGTTAAAACTTTAAACGGTTTTATGTCTGTTTAAGATAAATGTTCCACGTCTCCCTCGTCACAACAGTGTGATCATGCTCTAGTATGGGTTAGGAAGACATCATGGTTGGGATTAGAATACCTGCAAAGTAACTATTTACTACATTtcacaaataaatgtagttgagtgaaaagtacaatatttgtatttgtagcGGAGTGGAAATATCAAGCAACAGGAAATGCAAATGCTCAAGTAAAGTATAAGTACAGCGCTTCAGccctttaacaaaacaaaatgcgTTTTCTGTTCACTGTAAAATGAATAAAGGATTTTAACCTGTTTTCCCCAAATTGCATCCTTT
It includes:
- the psmf1 gene encoding proteasome inhibitor PI31 subunit → MAGLEVLYTCVSGGISCPQDAVVCFVHWDLIKSGYRCIGSGDEPRSSDKKSELLPADWSSNKELYSLRYKTKDGDFQFLLKAIVVDSTLIFNLMNSSSQQVSDMTVNISDHVDADKLQTFDSVYKDTDGLSEKVRTQLLPFQDRSSGQRPAAKSRREEEEERRRRVEDSDPLRIPHRHPRQGTQPHWPDPMIPPFAAGGADLDPFGSRGGGGMIVDPLRSGYPRSGFDPTSGIPDILPPGAVPPGARFDPFGPVGRRRPGPDPDHMPPPGYDDMFM